In Nocardia asteroides, the following proteins share a genomic window:
- a CDS encoding TetR family transcriptional regulator yields the protein MLDSTPPISADRTTDPAAPPARQTPGLRERKKQQTRAAIVDIGLSLCDTQGFDATTVEQIAAGADVSPRTVNRYFPMKEDIVLAPIDDFGISVASALARQPRTGNELRALCGAYLHVVDAEADADGVRFLRQFLQMQRIMRTSQAVNARALEYAEKKNVAVCAELAERMGTGAEDFSVRLVAGTWQMLCHLSLVGVEDALLSSTPQAAAQVTRTAILRAYHELRRICGAPPDTDTPTPGTPTGQ from the coding sequence ATGCTGGACTCGACCCCTCCGATCAGCGCGGACCGGACGACCGACCCGGCCGCGCCTCCCGCCCGCCAGACCCCTGGCCTGCGGGAACGCAAGAAGCAGCAGACCAGGGCCGCGATCGTCGACATCGGGCTGAGCCTGTGCGACACCCAGGGATTCGACGCGACGACGGTCGAGCAGATCGCCGCCGGCGCCGACGTCTCCCCCCGCACGGTCAACCGGTACTTCCCGATGAAGGAGGACATCGTCCTCGCGCCCATCGACGACTTCGGTATCTCCGTGGCGAGCGCGCTGGCCCGGCAGCCGCGCACCGGCAACGAACTGCGGGCGCTGTGCGGCGCCTATCTGCACGTGGTCGACGCCGAGGCCGACGCGGACGGCGTGCGCTTCCTGCGCCAGTTCCTGCAGATGCAGCGGATCATGCGAACCAGCCAGGCCGTGAACGCCCGCGCGCTCGAGTACGCGGAGAAGAAGAACGTCGCGGTGTGCGCCGAGCTGGCCGAGCGGATGGGGACCGGCGCGGAGGACTTCTCGGTGCGGCTGGTGGCGGGCACCTGGCAGATGCTGTGCCATCTGTCGCTGGTCGGCGTCGAGGACGCGCTGCTGAGCTCGACACCGCAGGCCGCCGCGCAGGTCACCAGGACCGCCATCCTGCGGGCGTATCACGAGCTCCGCCGCATCTGCGGTGCGCCGCCGGACACCGACACGCCGACGCCCGGCACACCGACGGGACAGTGA
- a CDS encoding MFS transporter produces the protein MTGTETDAKTTEKQQDSRRWWALAVLASAQLMVILDATVVTIALPFAQKDLGISEGDKQWALTAYTLIFGGLLLLGGRMADYLGRRRIFLIGLVGFAAASALAGLAQDGLQLFLGRGLQGAFAALLAPSALSLLSVTFTDVKERARAFAVFAGISAGGVAFGLIVGGALTEYVSWRWTLLMNTPVAIVALLGALAVIVRDVPVPRVGGYDLPGAVTVTLGLVSIVYGFSRAAEDGWLAGSTLGLLGVGFALLIAFVVIEARTANPLLPLRIPGEINRGGALLAALLIPIAMFAMFLFLSFYYQNTLGYSPLKAGIAFLPFPVGIAVSAGVTSALMPKLGPRPLMVVGALLGTVGLLWLAQLGYGDGYALSVLPAQLLIALGMGPLFVGMQAVALHQVDAEDSGVASALLNAAQQVGGAVGTALLTTLSVQAAKDYAAENPAVDHLLERASIHSYDVAFYVGAGFFLVAAVVIAVMIRDKPENLIEGDEHATRVPIAV, from the coding sequence GTGACCGGCACCGAGACAGACGCGAAAACAACTGAGAAACAACAGGATTCGAGACGATGGTGGGCGCTGGCCGTGCTCGCCTCCGCGCAGCTGATGGTGATCCTCGACGCCACCGTCGTGACGATCGCGCTGCCGTTCGCCCAGAAAGACCTCGGCATCAGCGAGGGTGACAAACAGTGGGCGCTCACCGCCTACACGCTGATCTTCGGCGGTCTGCTGCTGCTCGGCGGCCGGATGGCCGACTACCTCGGGCGCAGGCGGATCTTCTTGATCGGCCTGGTCGGCTTCGCCGCCGCGTCGGCACTGGCCGGACTGGCCCAGGACGGGTTGCAGCTGTTCCTCGGCCGCGGTCTGCAGGGCGCGTTCGCCGCGCTGCTGGCACCCTCGGCGCTGTCGCTGCTGTCGGTGACGTTCACCGACGTGAAGGAGCGGGCCCGCGCGTTCGCGGTCTTCGCCGGCATCTCGGCGGGCGGTGTCGCGTTCGGATTGATCGTGGGCGGCGCGCTCACCGAGTACGTGTCGTGGCGCTGGACGCTGCTGATGAACACTCCGGTGGCGATCGTCGCGCTGCTCGGCGCGCTGGCGGTGATCGTGCGCGACGTGCCGGTCCCGCGGGTCGGCGGGTACGACCTGCCGGGGGCCGTCACCGTGACGCTGGGTCTGGTGTCGATCGTGTACGGATTCAGCCGGGCCGCCGAGGACGGCTGGCTCGCGGGCAGCACGCTGGGCCTGCTGGGCGTGGGTTTCGCGCTGCTGATCGCGTTCGTCGTCATCGAGGCGCGCACGGCGAATCCGCTCCTGCCGCTGCGCATTCCGGGCGAGATCAACCGGGGCGGCGCCTTGCTGGCCGCGCTGCTGATCCCGATCGCCATGTTCGCGATGTTCCTGTTCCTGAGCTTCTACTACCAGAACACGCTGGGCTATTCGCCACTGAAGGCGGGCATCGCGTTCCTGCCGTTCCCGGTGGGCATCGCGGTCTCGGCCGGTGTCACCAGCGCGCTGATGCCCAAGCTCGGGCCGCGCCCGCTCATGGTCGTCGGCGCGCTGCTCGGCACCGTCGGCCTGCTGTGGCTTGCTCAGCTCGGCTACGGCGACGGATACGCGCTGAGCGTGCTGCCCGCGCAGCTGCTCATCGCGCTCGGCATGGGGCCGCTGTTCGTCGGCATGCAGGCGGTGGCATTGCACCAGGTCGACGCCGAGGATTCCGGCGTGGCGAGCGCCCTGCTCAACGCCGCCCAGCAGGTCGGCGGGGCGGTCGGCACCGCGCTGCTGACGACGCTGTCGGTGCAGGCGGCCAAGGACTACGCGGCCGAGAACCCGGCCGTCGACCACCTGCTCGAGCGGGCCTCGATCCACAGCTACGACGTCGCGTTCTATGTCGGCGCCGGGTTCTTCCTGGTCGCCGCCGTGGTGATCGCGGTGATGATCAGGGACAAGCCGGAGAACTTGATCGAAGGCGACGAACACGCCACCCGGGTGCCGATCGCGGTCTGA
- a CDS encoding AfsR/SARP family transcriptional regulator yields MRVEVGERPADLGGPRQRALLARLVLAGGEVVSTDRLIDDLWAGDPPPKALGALQAHISYLRRALEPDRPPRAPATVLISEAPGYALRLDRSAVDAWHFERLLADADRTDPAERYGVLGDALSCWHGEPYAPFATAHWVTPEAARLHELRRVAVERRAEAALVLGHPDEAMALLQPHVTDHPDRENAARLLALTLYRLGRQLDALATLRRVRTYLDTEFGVLPGPALATLETAILTHAPELDHQPLPGPSRPGGPAPANPSAELAQPVHPRPPTRDADVPGSGTATARSSDLAPQAHRFATVSRSADGTEDPGRRADDRPTEAAWPAGGGRSSAAGSAESARGAEAARPAGGGGSSAAGSAESARGAEAARPAGGGGSSAAGSAESARGAEAARPAGGGGSSAAGSAESARGAEAARPAGGGGSSSAGSAESARGADADPRPTAGVGAMPSADISASAGPITDARGGRPTWGLGEAAPKTPAGAGVAGAGGASADAAGGERADPAPAGGGSDRPGARTRFSTGAVGYDAERRALLAEAAEVVARGQARVVWLEGEAGAGKTTQGDALARALAGDGWTVVGAACPEVDGAPAAWAWMHLLDGLGAEVPPGERDAGPFGIARAVALACERRLADGPVLVILEDVHRADSATLQILRQLVAWLASRPVLVLVTARGSEADAGVRASAAALAAVTGRRLELGGLDTAAVRAVAAAAGLRTVDDDTAERLRARTGGNPLFVREVAKLAAAVGDLHAVPDGVRDVLSRRIARLPAGAARALRLAAVWGDDIDFDTLLELTAEPEDTLIDLVDTVTVAGLVRIAGTDRVTFAHALIRDAVYGDIPALRRARLHWSALELLERRTGVSQADLESDTATVDLDAMAHHAIAGAGAANATRALRYVLAAARRRTARRAHQDAEPLWRSALELHTRAGHLDATAPRADRLAALSTTCALVNALAYGGNDEQARILRAEALATARTLMPGTDQRAATARGDDAQTITTDPVVEVLTCWRAPTIWTSRERGLPDPGLWAELAAASTRTTAPDPRIRLLVATAFEVVGFDNPHAFACSAEALRAARELGDPELLCAALNARAFVALGPDLWPERGELADELLRVSTAAGLPEYQAVAHFLRFLVASGAGRLVAARAEIAKALDCAEGGQLGPLLVVSTAHLAVLAVLRGDFATARAIDADLSAKMVAAGHANGAELVLLAEMMTGWALGDLAPGLDGYAALNAAAPHALRPAYMLALLDAGDTERAAALLGAGTPVPRDYYWCAMSAFEARVVARIGTDEAARRLYRDLLPRAGTIAGMDSGSVAFGPVDTVLAELADRLGDHAAATAHRAAAEDVLAAIATELAALDAIGGPSPTAMGGPSPTATGGPSPTA; encoded by the coding sequence TTGCGGGTCGAGGTGGGTGAGCGGCCCGCCGATCTGGGTGGACCGCGTCAGCGCGCGCTGCTGGCCCGCCTGGTCCTCGCGGGCGGCGAGGTGGTGTCGACCGATCGCCTGATCGACGACCTGTGGGCGGGCGACCCGCCGCCGAAGGCCCTCGGCGCCCTCCAGGCCCACATCTCCTACCTGCGCCGCGCCCTCGAACCCGATCGCCCGCCCCGCGCCCCCGCCACCGTGCTGATCTCCGAGGCGCCGGGGTACGCCCTGCGCCTCGACCGATCCGCCGTCGACGCCTGGCATTTCGAACGCCTGCTCGCCGACGCGGATCGCACCGATCCGGCCGAGCGCTACGGCGTGCTGGGCGACGCGCTGTCGTGCTGGCACGGCGAGCCGTACGCGCCGTTCGCGACCGCGCACTGGGTCACCCCGGAAGCCGCCCGCCTGCACGAACTCCGCCGCGTCGCCGTCGAACGCCGGGCCGAGGCAGCGCTGGTTCTCGGCCACCCCGACGAGGCCATGGCGCTGCTGCAGCCGCACGTCACCGATCATCCCGACCGCGAGAACGCCGCCCGCCTGCTGGCGCTCACCCTCTATCGCCTCGGCCGCCAACTCGACGCGCTCGCCACCCTGCGCCGGGTCCGCACCTATCTCGACACCGAATTCGGCGTCCTGCCAGGACCTGCCCTCGCCACGCTGGAAACCGCGATCCTGACCCACGCCCCGGAACTGGACCATCAGCCCCTGCCCGGCCCGTCCCGACCGGGCGGCCCCGCCCCGGCGAATCCGTCCGCCGAACTCGCACAGCCCGTTCACCCTCGGCCCCCGACGCGCGATGCCGACGTCCCCGGATCCGGAACCGCTACCGCACGATCGAGTGACCTTGCCCCGCAAGCGCATCGGTTCGCCACCGTCTCCCGGTCGGCCGACGGAACGGAAGATCCCGGTCGGCGCGCCGACGACCGTCCGACGGAAGCCGCGTGGCCTGCCGGTGGCGGGCGTAGCTCGGCGGCCGGTTCGGCGGAATCCGCGCGAGGTGCGGAAGCCGCGCGCCCTGCCGGTGGCGGGGGTAGTTCGGCGGCCGGTTCGGCGGAATCCGCGCGAGGTGCGGAAGCCGCGCGGCCTGCCGGTGGCGGGGGTAGTTCGGCGGCCGGTTCGGCAGAATCCGCGCGAGGTGCGGAAGCCGCGCGGCCTGCCGGTGGCGGGGGTAGTTCGGCGGCCGGTTCGGCAGAATCCGCGCGAGGTGCGGAAGCCGCGCGGCCTGCCGGTGGCGGGGGTAGCTCGTCGGCCGGTTCGGCGGAATCCGCGCGAGGTGCCGACGCTGATCCACGGCCGACCGCCGGCGTGGGTGCGATGCCGTCGGCCGATATCTCGGCGTCGGCCGGGCCGATCACTGATGCCCGTGGAGGACGGCCGACGTGGGGTCTGGGGGAGGCGGCACCGAAGACGCCGGCGGGCGCAGGCGTTGCGGGCGCCGGTGGCGCGAGTGCGGACGCGGCTGGGGGCGAGCGGGCGGATCCGGCGCCGGCCGGTGGCGGTTCGGATCGTCCCGGCGCACGGACGCGGTTCAGCACGGGGGCGGTCGGCTACGACGCCGAACGGCGGGCGTTGCTCGCCGAGGCGGCCGAGGTGGTGGCGCGCGGGCAGGCCAGGGTCGTGTGGCTGGAGGGGGAAGCGGGCGCGGGAAAGACGACCCAGGGCGACGCGCTGGCCCGGGCGCTGGCCGGGGACGGGTGGACCGTCGTCGGGGCCGCGTGCCCGGAGGTCGACGGCGCGCCCGCGGCGTGGGCCTGGATGCATCTGCTCGACGGGCTCGGCGCGGAGGTGCCGCCGGGGGAGCGGGACGCGGGTCCGTTCGGGATCGCGCGGGCTGTGGCGCTGGCGTGTGAGCGGCGGCTCGCCGACGGCCCGGTGCTGGTGATCCTCGAGGACGTGCACCGCGCCGACAGCGCGACCTTGCAGATCCTGCGGCAGCTGGTGGCGTGGCTGGCGAGTCGCCCGGTCCTGGTCCTGGTCACCGCGCGCGGGTCCGAGGCCGACGCGGGCGTGCGCGCCTCGGCGGCGGCGCTGGCGGCGGTGACGGGTCGTCGCCTGGAACTGGGCGGCCTCGATACCGCCGCGGTGCGTGCCGTCGCGGCCGCGGCCGGCCTGCGGACCGTCGACGACGACACCGCCGAACGGCTGCGCGCGCGGACCGGCGGTAATCCTCTGTTCGTCCGCGAGGTCGCCAAACTCGCCGCGGCGGTGGGCGATCTACACGCCGTGCCGGACGGCGTCCGCGACGTGCTCAGCCGGCGGATCGCCCGGCTGCCCGCCGGCGCAGCCCGCGCCCTGCGCCTGGCCGCCGTCTGGGGCGACGACATCGACTTCGACACCCTGCTCGAGCTGACCGCTGAGCCGGAGGACACCCTGATCGACTTGGTCGACACGGTCACCGTCGCCGGACTCGTCCGCATCGCGGGCACCGACCGCGTCACCTTCGCCCACGCCCTGATCCGCGACGCCGTCTACGGCGACATCCCCGCGCTGCGCCGCGCCCGCCTGCACTGGTCGGCCCTGGAACTGCTCGAACGCCGCACCGGCGTCAGCCAGGCCGACCTCGAATCCGACACCGCCACGGTCGACCTCGACGCCATGGCCCACCACGCCATCGCCGGCGCGGGCGCCGCGAACGCCACCCGCGCGCTGCGCTACGTCCTCGCCGCCGCCCGCAGGCGCACCGCCCGCCGCGCTCACCAGGACGCCGAGCCGCTGTGGCGCTCGGCCCTCGAATTGCACACGCGCGCGGGACACCTCGACGCCACGGCGCCGCGTGCGGACCGCCTGGCTGCCCTGTCGACGACCTGCGCGCTGGTCAATGCCCTCGCCTACGGCGGCAACGACGAACAGGCCCGCATCCTGCGCGCCGAAGCCCTGGCGACAGCCCGCACCCTCATGCCAGGCACCGACCAGCGCGCCGCCACCGCGCGCGGTGACGATGCCCAGACCATCACCACCGATCCTGTCGTCGAGGTCCTCACCTGCTGGCGCGCCCCGACGATCTGGACCAGCCGCGAACGCGGCCTTCCCGACCCCGGCCTGTGGGCCGAGCTGGCCGCCGCGTCGACGCGCACGACAGCGCCGGACCCGCGGATCCGGCTGCTCGTCGCCACCGCCTTCGAGGTCGTCGGCTTCGACAATCCGCACGCCTTCGCCTGCTCCGCCGAGGCCTTGCGTGCGGCGCGCGAGCTAGGTGACCCCGAATTGCTGTGCGCCGCACTCAATGCCAGAGCGTTCGTCGCGCTCGGTCCCGACCTGTGGCCGGAGCGCGGCGAGCTGGCCGACGAACTGCTGCGCGTGTCGACCGCGGCGGGCCTGCCGGAGTACCAGGCCGTCGCGCATTTCCTGCGCTTCCTGGTTGCCTCGGGTGCGGGCCGGCTCGTCGCCGCGCGGGCCGAGATCGCCAAGGCGCTCGACTGCGCCGAGGGCGGCCAGCTCGGCCCGCTGCTGGTCGTCTCCACCGCGCATCTGGCGGTGCTCGCCGTCCTGCGCGGTGACTTCGCGACCGCGCGGGCCATCGATGCCGACCTCAGCGCGAAGATGGTCGCGGCGGGTCACGCCAACGGCGCCGAACTGGTCCTGCTGGCCGAGATGATGACCGGGTGGGCGCTCGGCGACCTCGCGCCCGGCCTCGACGGTTACGCCGCGCTGAACGCGGCCGCACCGCACGCGCTCAGGCCCGCGTACATGCTGGCCCTGCTCGACGCCGGAGACACCGAGCGGGCCGCCGCGCTGCTCGGCGCGGGCACCCCGGTCCCGCGCGACTACTACTGGTGCGCGATGTCGGCGTTCGAGGCCAGGGTGGTCGCCCGGATCGGCACGGACGAGGCGGCCCGGCGGCTCTATCGGGACCTGCTGCCGAGAGCGGGCACGATCGCGGGGATGGACTCCGGGTCGGTCGCCTTCGGCCCGGTCGACACCGTCCTCGCCGAACTGGCCGACCGGCTGGGCGACCACGCCGCCGCGACCGCGCACCGCGCCGCGGCCGAGGACGTCCTCGCCGCCATCGCGACCGAACTGGCCGCGCTCGACGCCATCGGCGGCCCGTCACCAACTGCCATGGGCGGCCCGTCGCCGACCGCTACCGGCGGGCCGTCGCCGACCGCTTAG
- a CDS encoding bifunctional o-acetylhomoserine/o-acetylserine sulfhydrylase — MSDSALPENWSFETKQIHAGQAPDATTNARALPIYQTTSYTFRDTDHAAALFGLAEPGNIYTRIMNPTQDAVEQRVAALEGGVAALLLASGQAAETYAILNLASAGDHIVSSPHLYGGTYNLFHYSLPKLGIEVSFVEDPDDLAQWQAAIRPNTKAFYGETIANPSSAVFDIPGIAEVAHNAGIPLIVDNTVATPYLIQPLAHGADIVVHSATKYLGGHGAAVAGVIVDGGTFDWTVRDADGNARFPGFTEPDPSYHGAVFADLGAPAFALKARVQLLRDLGAAVSPFNAFLIAQGIETLSLRVERHVANAEAVAKFVAEQPGVDAVHYAGLETSPWHARIKQLAPKGAGAIVSFELAGGVDAGKKFVDALSLHSHVANIGDVRSLVIHPASTTHSQLTPEEQLASGVTPGLVRLAVGIEGIDDILADLRAGFAAANT, encoded by the coding sequence ATGTCCGACTCTGCCCTGCCCGAGAACTGGTCGTTCGAGACCAAGCAGATCCACGCGGGCCAGGCTCCCGACGCGACCACCAACGCGCGGGCACTGCCGATCTACCAGACCACCTCCTACACCTTCCGCGACACCGATCACGCCGCCGCGCTGTTCGGTCTGGCAGAGCCGGGCAACATCTACACCCGGATCATGAACCCCACCCAGGACGCGGTCGAGCAGCGCGTCGCCGCGCTCGAGGGTGGCGTCGCGGCGCTGCTGCTGGCCTCCGGCCAGGCCGCCGAGACCTACGCGATCCTGAACCTGGCGAGCGCCGGTGACCACATCGTGTCCAGCCCGCACCTCTACGGCGGCACGTACAACCTGTTCCACTACTCGCTGCCCAAGCTCGGCATCGAGGTGTCCTTCGTCGAGGATCCCGACGACCTGGCGCAGTGGCAGGCCGCGATCCGGCCCAACACCAAGGCCTTCTACGGCGAGACCATCGCCAACCCGAGCAGCGCGGTGTTCGACATCCCCGGCATCGCCGAGGTGGCGCACAACGCGGGCATCCCGCTGATCGTCGACAACACCGTCGCGACCCCGTACCTGATCCAGCCGCTGGCCCACGGCGCCGACATCGTCGTGCACTCGGCGACGAAGTACCTCGGCGGCCACGGCGCGGCGGTCGCGGGTGTGATCGTCGACGGTGGCACCTTCGACTGGACCGTGCGCGACGCCGACGGCAACGCCCGCTTCCCCGGTTTCACCGAGCCCGACCCGAGCTACCACGGCGCGGTCTTCGCCGACCTCGGCGCGCCCGCGTTCGCGCTCAAGGCCCGCGTGCAGCTGCTGCGCGACCTGGGCGCGGCGGTCTCGCCGTTCAACGCCTTCCTCATCGCGCAGGGCATCGAGACGCTGAGCCTGCGGGTCGAGCGGCACGTGGCCAACGCCGAGGCGGTGGCGAAGTTCGTGGCCGAGCAGCCGGGCGTCGACGCGGTGCACTACGCCGGGCTGGAGACCTCGCCGTGGCACGCGCGGATCAAGCAGCTGGCGCCCAAGGGCGCGGGCGCGATCGTCTCGTTCGAACTGGCGGGCGGTGTCGATGCGGGCAAGAAGTTCGTGGACGCTCTCAGCCTCCACAGCCATGTCGCTAACATCGGTGATGTGCGTTCTCTCGTGATTCACCCGGCGTCCACCACGCACTCGCAGTTGACGCCCGAGGAGCAGCTGGCCTCCGGCGTCACCCCGGGGCTGGTCCGGCTCGCCGTCGGCATCGAGGGAATCGACGACATCCTGGCGGATCTGCGCGCCGGATTCGCGGCGGCGAACACGTGA
- a CDS encoding oxygenase MpaB family protein, with translation MAFDPSTLRRDDYGFFGPDSPSWKVWGSPTALIGFQRAVTLEHFDPFLTAAVADSQGIYDNPATRLDHTLSYFVLVALGDGRTAIQAAEHLMKVHAPMTGIEPISGKRYSANNPDSQLWIHLTGWHSVLKAYEMYGPGPLSAAEEDRYWAECAIAAELQTCKPSDIPRDRAGVHAYFDRVRPTLCVSERAIEGMHYLLWTPPSKGWHFAVGSRLLSLATIPTLPLWMRELGRFAVPRVVDPLVRIPARLVSWTAARRDNTLLIAAARYIAPMTGAIFAAHADPTPPADPSTITPARARELYGSQGSRSLWEHRDRIAESA, from the coding sequence ATGGCTTTCGACCCGTCCACCCTGCGCCGCGACGACTACGGCTTCTTCGGGCCGGACTCGCCCAGCTGGAAGGTGTGGGGCTCGCCCACCGCGCTGATCGGCTTCCAGCGCGCGGTCACCCTCGAACACTTCGATCCGTTCCTGACCGCCGCCGTCGCGGACTCCCAGGGGATCTACGACAACCCGGCCACCCGCCTCGACCACACGCTGTCCTACTTCGTGCTGGTCGCCCTCGGTGACGGCCGCACCGCCATCCAGGCCGCCGAGCACCTGATGAAGGTGCACGCGCCGATGACCGGCATCGAACCGATCAGCGGCAAGCGCTACAGCGCCAACAATCCCGACTCCCAGCTGTGGATCCACCTCACCGGCTGGCATTCGGTCCTCAAGGCCTACGAGATGTACGGGCCGGGGCCGCTGAGCGCCGCCGAGGAGGACCGCTACTGGGCCGAGTGCGCGATCGCGGCGGAGCTGCAGACCTGCAAACCGTCGGACATCCCGCGCGACCGCGCCGGGGTGCACGCCTATTTCGACCGGGTCCGGCCGACCCTGTGCGTCTCCGAGCGCGCGATCGAGGGCATGCACTACCTGCTGTGGACCCCGCCGAGCAAGGGCTGGCATTTCGCGGTCGGCAGCAGGCTGCTGTCCCTGGCCACCATCCCCACGCTGCCGCTGTGGATGCGCGAGCTGGGCCGCTTCGCGGTGCCGCGCGTCGTCGACCCGCTCGTCCGGATTCCCGCGCGGCTCGTCTCGTGGACCGCCGCCCGCCGCGACAACACCCTCCTGATCGCCGCGGCCCGCTACATCGCCCCGATGACCGGCGCCATCTTCGCCGCGCACGCCGACCCGACCCCACCGGCCGACCCGTCGACGATCACCCCCGCTCGCGCCCGCGAGCTGTACGGCAGCCAGGGCAGCCGCAGCCTGTGGGAGCACCGCGACCGCATCGCCGAATCAGCCTGA
- a CDS encoding TetR/AcrR family transcriptional regulator: MTATQEQRPRRRYAPRLPPRERRAQLLDAAFTVLGRMELHELSMEAVAQEAGVGKPVLYTVFKTRAELVEALLERERERGLDQIAETLPADLLDTDPIAAASATVEAFVGVALANPTRWRLILATPSSAPDEYRAALRAARADILARAESLVRVGIAMSPRWASMDAGLLANSTLTVAEMLGRLAVSEPAEYPRERLQDYVRSIVTLLAGTGGD; the protein is encoded by the coding sequence GTGACCGCGACGCAGGAGCAACGGCCGCGGCGCCGCTACGCCCCGCGCCTGCCGCCGCGGGAGCGGCGCGCCCAGCTGCTCGACGCCGCGTTCACCGTGCTCGGCCGGATGGAACTGCACGAGCTGAGCATGGAGGCCGTCGCCCAGGAGGCCGGCGTCGGAAAACCGGTGCTGTACACGGTGTTCAAGACCCGCGCCGAACTCGTCGAGGCGCTGCTGGAACGGGAACGCGAACGCGGGCTCGACCAGATCGCGGAAACCCTGCCCGCGGACCTGCTCGACACCGACCCGATCGCGGCGGCCTCGGCCACGGTCGAGGCGTTCGTCGGAGTGGCGCTGGCGAACCCCACCCGCTGGCGGCTGATCCTGGCGACGCCGTCGAGCGCGCCCGACGAATACCGCGCGGCCCTGCGCGCGGCCAGGGCCGATATCCTCGCCCGCGCCGAATCGCTGGTCCGCGTCGGGATCGCGATGTCACCGCGCTGGGCGTCGATGGACGCGGGACTGCTGGCGAACTCCACCCTCACCGTCGCCGAGATGCTCGGCAGGCTGGCCGTCAGCGAGCCCGCGGAATATCCGCGCGAACGGCTACAGGACTACGTGCGCTCGATCGTCACGCTGCTGGCGGGTACCGGCGGAGACTGA
- the metX gene encoding homoserine O-acetyltransferase MetX, producing the protein MTVSTESPITRPATGVALLPPPDGRLGVVAIGDVALENGAVVPDVRLAVQRWGELSPTLDNVVLVEHALTGDSHVIASADNAQPGWWEGMVGPGAPIDTDEWCVVATNVLGGCKGSTGPSTPAPDGAPWGSRFPDLTIRDQVNAEAQLLDLIGVERLAAVVGGSMGGMRVLEWIVGQPQRVSAALVLAVGARATADQIGTQTTQMAVITADPDWQGGDYHGTGRAPMTGMGLARRIAHLTYRTEGELDHRFTNQPQGDEDPWTGGRYAVQSYLEHQAEKLVQRFDPATYVLLSETMNRHDIGRGRGGIAAALASTPVPVVVGGVDSDRLYPLHTQAELAEHLPGCAGLEIVHSRDGHDGFLTEAAAVSKLLTETMRLARENR; encoded by the coding sequence GTGACTGTGAGCACCGAATCGCCGATCACCCGTCCCGCGACCGGAGTGGCCCTGCTGCCACCGCCGGACGGGCGACTCGGCGTGGTCGCCATCGGGGATGTGGCGCTGGAGAACGGCGCCGTCGTCCCCGATGTGCGGCTGGCGGTGCAGCGCTGGGGCGAGCTCTCGCCCACCCTCGACAACGTGGTGCTGGTCGAGCACGCGCTCACCGGTGACTCCCATGTCATCGCGAGCGCGGACAACGCCCAGCCCGGCTGGTGGGAGGGCATGGTCGGGCCCGGCGCGCCGATCGACACCGACGAATGGTGTGTCGTCGCGACCAATGTGCTCGGCGGCTGTAAGGGCAGCACCGGGCCGTCCACGCCCGCGCCCGACGGCGCGCCGTGGGGTTCGCGCTTTCCCGACCTGACCATCCGCGACCAGGTGAACGCCGAGGCGCAGCTGCTCGACCTGATCGGGGTCGAGCGGCTGGCCGCCGTCGTCGGCGGGTCGATGGGTGGCATGCGGGTGCTGGAGTGGATCGTCGGGCAGCCGCAGCGGGTGTCCGCCGCGCTGGTGCTCGCCGTCGGCGCGCGCGCCACCGCCGACCAGATCGGCACCCAGACCACCCAGATGGCCGTCATCACGGCCGACCCCGACTGGCAGGGCGGCGACTATCACGGCACCGGCCGCGCGCCGATGACCGGCATGGGCCTGGCCCGCCGGATCGCGCACCTGACCTACCGCACCGAGGGCGAGCTGGACCACCGCTTCACCAATCAGCCCCAGGGCGACGAGGATCCGTGGACCGGCGGCCGCTACGCGGTGCAGAGCTACCTCGAGCACCAGGCCGAGAAGCTGGTGCAGCGCTTCGACCCGGCCACCTATGTGCTGCTCAGCGAGACCATGAACCGGCACGACATCGGCCGCGGCCGCGGCGGCATCGCGGCGGCCCTGGCCTCCACGCCGGTGCCCGTGGTGGTGGGCGGTGTCGACTCCGACCGGCTCTACCCCCTGCACACCCAGGCCGAGCTGGCCGAGCATCTGCCCGGCTGCGCCGGACTCGAGATCGTGCACTCCCGCGACGGCCACGACGGCTTCCTCACCGAGGCCGCCGCGGTGTCCAAGCTGCTCACCGAGACCATGCGGCTGGCCCGCGAGAACCGCTGA